ATGTAGGATCAAATATCGAAAAATCAGACAAGCACTTTCTTTTACATTATGCAAAAACCTAACCTTTTCTAGAAATACTTCACCATCACACAACTGCTTGAATTCTTTATCCTCCAAAAATCATTTTACGTGTACctttattatttacttttaataagGACATATATACACGCATATAGGTTGCCATATATAGGCCACCCCATGCATCGTTATGTATATACACCTCGTCAACAGGATCACTATACTCTATGTTTTGTCTGTCTTATCTATTACCATACCCTCTtctaagagaatcaaagaccaacactttttaaaaataaaccagAGAAAATCATTCTTGATTAATTATATAAAGTTACAAGTACTATATTCATGCACAATGTacgttaaaataataaatgtcaCTATTTTAGTCATCTATATTTTTCTGCAAGCAGCCCACAGAATTTGATAATGTTCAATGATTGAATTCTGGAATTTGGATTAATCTAGCTAGTGTGTACGATAAGATTTTATATAGTTAGTCTTTATGTAAAACTCCAAAAAGTTAAGATTTTCTAATGAACCACACATTGATTAGTTTACGATATCACATTACCAATTTAGACATATTTTACTAAACCTAGCTAATTTTATTATCTTACTTTGTATGAGGGTGTACaagtagaaaaaataaataaaatatataagaaaacatacTCACGTTTAAAACCTTGTTTATATGGTATAAGAAAAGACGAGATATGTACCTTAATAATCTCAGATGGGCGGAAACCACCCATCCACAAGAAGCAACGCTCGGCTGGTGTTTTCCAAGCCCCAGAGATGATGTGGAACACATCGGTCTTAGCGACCATGGCCTTGAGGTTAATCAAATGGTCATAGTGAGCTAAACAAGTGTCTACAAACATCCTAAGCTCGTTCTCAGCCAAGTGTTCTTGTGTCGCCACCCTTAGTTCGGTTAACAGCCTCTGCTGCTCCTCCAACCACCTTGTGTATTCCATATCGAACACCGCTGCTTCTGCTTCACGTTACATTTACTCACTTATACTCATTTTTTGGTTACTAAATTTTACGGGGTTTTCAGTACTGTTACGTACCGGAGCTCGTGTAGCTGGGACCAATGGGCAGCCCACCTTGCTGTTGATCTCCTCCTATAAGAGACCCTCCATAGAATACACCCTAACCATCAGAAAtcaaaatagtaaattttaGACTTTCGGTGTAATAATTaactatacatatataacttGTATGGAAAGACATGGTAAAATAGTGTACTTGGGATCTGGCCCGTTGAATCTCTTGTTCTAGTTGGGTCAGCTTGATCCTACATGACTCAAGTTGCTGAACATAAGCCTGTCGAAATTTACCATAGCGGCATCATAAATATTATTCTTTAATATTAGAAATTCTAATTGCAGTTTACATATATACTCATGAAGTGCGAAGATGCTGACTTTTTTTCGTAATCTGCTTTTCCTTGCTGCTTCTCTGTTCTGTGCTAGTCTTCTCAATGTCTGttgtaaaaaaatgaaatttataaacataaagaaaagaaactatcaaacataaaatagtaaattttcattttgatattatttatttatatatatgataaactCACCTTAGGGTCTGATGATTTTGGTGTGTCATGGTCTGATGAAGCAAGACCCTTGCGGTTCCCTTCTTTCTGCCATAACATTTCAGTATGACTCATTAACTTATAAAACAACTAGACCAGGTCTAAGATTAAATTCCATTTATATATCAACaaggaaactaaatattttttaagataaaatGATAAAGACCTTGATTGGTTTAGAAGGTTGAGGAAGTTGAAACTGAGAATGATTGGTCAAGTCCATGGATGGCTCAGAAGATGGTCGAGTCGAACCACTAGGTGCAACAGCCTGAAACCAATCTTGTATTATCAGTCTTACCAAACAcattataaacaaacaaacaaacaaagaagaaaagaatcaaAATTAGTAGTCATCATTAGAAAAATGAGAAACATATAATAATTGGCCTGACTTGATATTATATGGAATAGCTAGTAGTTGCGCTGACATTATATTAAAGTAGATACATAAACCAACTAAAATGGaatatatagagaaaaatatagtaattattattacattgggtctagaagaagaaggaggcgGCTCTATGTGCATCGGTTTAGATGGGAAGATGTTGAGCGTCGATGTTGGAGGTCTCATCGCCAAATTCTCTGCCATATAAGATTCATAGATATATATGAGTCATGTGATGTATGTGGAAATGGTCTCGtcgtgtatatataatatgttggtgCAGGACTAGTTctaataagaagaaaaaggagagagagagaaaaagggTTTAAACAAGAGTTTGAAGTAAAAGGGTGGATTGAAAGATTTGATGTCTGAAAAGAGAGGATCTGGTCAAAGCTGAAAGTATAGTACTGATGGCagaagaaagattgaaatcTGTTTGGCATGCTTTTGCtgtgactctctctctctacaagGGAATCTTCCTAATCTGCTAAAACAAAAAGCAAACCACAATTCCCCAAAAAGAAAggacagagagagaaagaaagagcaTACGAGTTGTGTGATGATGAGGTAAAGGAGCAGTTGATGGAGGATCGACATGATGTCCTTGTCCATCAAGATAGAGGAAGAGTGATGGGTCTATCTCTCCAAGATCATACCCATCTTTGTTCCTGAAACATAACACAAAAGCTCTTAATTAACTCCAGGATCATCAGTTCAAAACGTTTACGACTTTAGGTCTAAAAGACTCTTTAGGTTACATGAAGTTTCCACTGGAAGACGTGGCTGATGATAACTGTTGATGATGATTCTGGTGATGACCTTGCATCTGATGATGTTTGAGCGAGTGTGATAGTAACAGCAGAAAGATGATGATAGAGGAGAGATTGAGGATCTATCTTTCTTATGTTGGTCTACTCCTGAGGCAGCAACTTATGATGATGACGGTGGCTTTTGATCACTAGGTGATATCTTCTTAAttcttcttctatataactattatttatctttatattCTTAGAAAGAGATAGAAATTTTGTAACGGAGCATTTAATGCTACTTTTAGTGTTTACAGAGAGAAATATAGAGAGAGGTCGGTTTATATTGTATTGGAGAGGGTTCAAGACTTGAGGATATTGGAGAATTATGGagattggagaagagaagcaaaagATAAACTCCTTTATTTTCTactttttctaatatattgttgtgtgttttataattatttttgttgctttctaattataaaattttaaattctctACCTTAAAATATTAGAAGACGACTTTGTTTTTGTGTAAAACCCAAGAAAAATATTCTGATAAAGCGGTCAAGAACATGTCCTTTTCCTTCACTCTCTCTATAGAAAAAAGTTTGCTGATAACAAacttgaataaatattttttgtttgttatctaaattattattttattctccTATTGTTCAACTATATTTTTCAAGTATCAgattatttaaataaagaatATAGTTTTCAATTCCAAGAGATATCATATTATAAGATGACTAATTAAAATACTAATGACCTGTTAAC
The sequence above is drawn from the Raphanus sativus cultivar WK10039 chromosome 7, ASM80110v3, whole genome shotgun sequence genome and encodes:
- the LOC108814194 gene encoding transcription factor TGA10 isoform X1; amino-acid sequence: MQGHHQNHHQQLSSATSSSGNFMNKDGYDLGEIDPSLFLYLDGQGHHVDPPSTAPLPHHHTTQNLAMRPPTSTLNIFPSKPMHIEPPPSSSRPNAVAPSGSTRPSSEPSMDLTNHSQFQLPQPSKPIKKEGNRKGLASSDHDTPKSSDPKTLRRLAQNREAARKSRLRKKAYVQQLESCRIKLTQLEQEIQRARSQGVFYGGSLIGGDQQQGGLPIGPSYTSSAEAAVFDMEYTRWLEEQQRLLTELRVATQEHLAENELRMFVDTCLAHYDHLINLKAMVAKTDVFHIISGAWKTPAERCFLWMGGFRPSEIIKVIVNQIEPLTEQQIVGICGLQQSTHEAEEALSQGLEALNQSLSDSIVSDSLSPASAQLPPHLSNFMSHMSLALNKLSSLEGFVLQADNLRHQTIHRLNQLLTTRQEARCILAVAEYFHRLQALSSLWLARPRQDG
- the LOC108814194 gene encoding transcription factor TGA10 isoform X2, with the translated sequence MQGHHQNHHQQLSSATSSSGNFMNKDGYDLGEIDPSLFLYLDGQGHHVDPPSTAPLPHHHTTQNLAMRPPTSTLNIFPSKPMHIEPPPSSSRPNAVAPSGSTRPSSEPSMDLTNHSQFQLPQPSKPIKKEGNRKGLASSDHDTPKSSDPKTLRRLAQNREAARKSRLRKKAYVQQLESCRIKLTQLEQEIQRARSQGVFYGGSLIGGDQQQGGLPIGPSYTSSEAAVFDMEYTRWLEEQQRLLTELRVATQEHLAENELRMFVDTCLAHYDHLINLKAMVAKTDVFHIISGAWKTPAERCFLWMGGFRPSEIIKVIVNQIEPLTEQQIVGICGLQQSTHEAEEALSQGLEALNQSLSDSIVSDSLSPASAQLPPHLSNFMSHMSLALNKLSSLEGFVLQADNLRHQTIHRLNQLLTTRQEARCILAVAEYFHRLQALSSLWLARPRQDG
- the LOC108814194 gene encoding transcription factor TGA10 isoform X3 — protein: MRPPTSTLNIFPSKPMHIEPPPSSSRPNAVAPSGSTRPSSEPSMDLTNHSQFQLPQPSKPIKKEGNRKGLASSDHDTPKSSDPKTLRRLAQNREAARKSRLRKKAYVQQLESCRIKLTQLEQEIQRARSQGVFYGGSLIGGDQQQGGLPIGPSYTSSAEAAVFDMEYTRWLEEQQRLLTELRVATQEHLAENELRMFVDTCLAHYDHLINLKAMVAKTDVFHIISGAWKTPAERCFLWMGGFRPSEIIKVIVNQIEPLTEQQIVGICGLQQSTHEAEEALSQGLEALNQSLSDSIVSDSLSPASAQLPPHLSNFMSHMSLALNKLSSLEGFVLQADNLRHQTIHRLNQLLTTRQEARCILAVAEYFHRLQALSSLWLARPRQDG